Proteins encoded within one genomic window of Gasterosteus aculeatus chromosome 18, fGasAcu3.hap1.1, whole genome shotgun sequence:
- the spata45 gene encoding spermatogenesis-associated protein 45: MNTHMSGAEERALLELNLRRETWCQVEVNPRRCWERTERRHYRAHLRTSPVLLTALTGGPRRGAARGERPPASDLPERRHFEESHRSQLV; this comes from the exons ATGAACACCCACATGTCTGGAGCGGAGGAGCGGGCTCTCCTGGAGCTGAACCTCCGCCGGGAGACGTGGTGTCAGGTGGAGGTGAACCCCCGGCGGTGCTGGGAGAGGACCGAGAGGAGACACTACCGGGCTCACCTGCGCACCAGCCCGGTCCTCCTCACCGCCCTGACCGGCGGGCCGCGGCGCGGGGCGGCCCGCGGGGAGCGGCCGCCCGCCTCCGACCTCCCGGAGAGAAGGCACTTCGAAGAGAGCC ATCGATCACAGCTGGTGTAG
- the flvcr1 gene encoding choline/ethanolamine transporter FLVCR1, which yields MVAGELVQELVRADTGVLDDVAGGRKSPQPVGATDPTYGAAPTGGAREAEDRREKELPPDEREAMLPGGGAAEPETGLSRRRFAVLAVFSLYSLVNAFQWIQYGIIANVFARFYGVATDKVDWLSIVYMAAYVPLIFPATWLLDRRGLRLTALLGAGLNCAGAWLKCASADPARFGVTVGAQVICSVAQVFILGLPSRIASVWFGPREVSTACATAVLGNQLGTAIGFLLPPVLVPNTPDDIELMSHNISVMFYGTAAVSTALFVLTVIVIKDRPLRPPSHAQAVLPTSPAEDYSYKQSIVNLMKNKAFVLLLVSYGIMTGSFYSVSTLLNQMIMDCYEEQELNAGRIGLTLVVAGMVGSILCGVWLDQTKMYKMTTLIVYILSFLGMLVFTFTLHLSILLVFFTAGALGFFMTGYLPLGFEFGVEITYPESEGTSSGLLNAFAQIFGIIFTLIQGKLTTNHNPMAGNIFLCAWIFLGILLTAFIKSELKRNNVNMEVHGNHLKALSVRCPEDVPPEKKTNGVKLEPSISFSRETSL from the exons ATGGTCGCCGGCGAGCTCGTGCAGGAACTCGTGCGCGCGGACACCGGCGTACTCGACGACGTCGCGGGGGGCAGGAAGTCCCCGCAGCCGGTGGGAGCGACGGATCCGACGTACGGAGCGGCGCCGACGGGCGGCGCCCGAGAGGCGGAGGACCGGCGGGAGAAGGAGCTGCCCCCGGATGAGAGGGAGGCGATGCTGCCCGGCGGCGGGGCAGCGGAGCCGGAGACCGGGCTGTCCCGGCGCCGCTTCGCCGTGCTGGCGGTGTTCAGCCTGTACTCGCTGGTCAACGCCTTCCAGTGGATCCAGTACGGCATCATCGCCAACGTGTTCGCGCGCTTCTACGGCGTCGCCACCGACAAGGTGGACTGGCTCTCCATCGTCTACATGGCGGCCTACGTGCCGCTCATCTTCCCGGCCACCTGGCTGCTGGACCGGAGGGGTCTGCGGCTCACGGCGCTGCTGGGCGCCGGACTCAACTGCGCGGGCGCGTGGCTGAAGTGCGCCAGCGCGGACCCCGCGCGGTTCGGGGTGACCGTGGGCGCGCAGGTGATCTGCTCCGTGGCGCAGGTGTTCATCCTCGGCCTGCCCTCGCGCATCGCCTCCGTGTGGTTCGGGCCCCGCGAGGTCTCCACCGCGTGCGCCACGGCCGTGCTGGGcaaccag TTAGGAACAGCCATTGGCTTCCTGTTGCCCCCGGTGTTGGTTCCCAACACGCCCGACGACATCGAACTCATGAGCCACAACATCAGCGTCATGTTCTACGGCACCGCCGCGGTCTCCACCGCCCTCTTCGTCCTCACCGTCATCG TGATCAAGGACCGCCCCCTCCGCCCACCCAGCCACGCCCAGGCcgtcctccccacctcccccgccgAGGATTACTCCTACAAGCAGTCCATCGTCAACCTGATGAAGAACAAGGCGTTCGTGCTGCTGCTCGTCAgctacg GCATCATGACGGGTTCCTTCTACTCCGTCTCAACCCTCCTCAACCAGATGATCATGGACTGCTACGAG GAACAGGAGCTGAACGCGGGGAGGATCGGTCTCACTCTGGTCGTGGCCGGAATGGTCGGCTCCATCCTGTGCGGCGTGTGGCTGGACCAAACCAAGATGTACAA GATGACGACTCTGATCGTGTACATTCTGTCCTTTCTGGGCATGCTGGTCTTCACCTTCACGCTGCACCTCAGCATCCTCCTTGTCTTCTTCACGGCTGGAGCTCTGGG GTTCTTCATGACGGGGTACCTGCCTCTGGGCTTTGAGTTCGGGGTGGAGATCACCTACCCGGAGTCGGAAGGGACGTCCTCGGGCCTCCTCAATGCCTTCGCTCAG atctTTGGGATCATTTTCACTCTGATTCAGGGAAAACTGACAACAAACCACAATCCGATGGCTGGAAACATCTTCCTCTGCGCCTGGATCTTCCTGGGAATACTGCTCACAG CCTTCATTAAGTCAGAACTGAAAAGAAACAATGTCAACATGGAGGTGCACGGCAACCACTTGAAAGCA ctttctGTGCGGTGTCCCGAGGACGTCCCCCCGGAGAAGAAGACCAACGGCGTCAAACTGGAACCCTCCATCAGCTTCTCCCGGGAAACCTCGCTGTGA
- the LOC120808275 gene encoding uncharacterized protein LOC120808275 isoform X2: protein MDPEALLLFILTSQLQIQEVTSRTTDVSLYSRSGQDVFLSCLNTSPGDTTCSLVSWIYSMDQIQSSFVVKEGKVERRFAQGSRLSLDTRCSLVIRNVTAEDVGGYTCRQGQDVNRDEQVSLSVMTVSPSEAGSDPGGVGEVTLRCTVRRPPGFFCLVGSLRWRDEAGTELRAEGTGRTLLRQTCCVSMVTVRRQAGPNRKYTCQFVDAEGIAIRADYTPDFSDGAVDHPSIIIIAVVAVVAGVGVLVVMVAVLIKYRKRSKGTEDVQKPSQPAETSDQLQRNVFRGANVVVNLSLNSVGGQYLWV, encoded by the exons ATGGACCCCGAAGCTCTGCTGCTCTTTATCCTCACGTCACAGCTTCAGATCCAAG aggTTACCAGCAGGACGACAGACGTGTCTCTCTACTCCCGGAGTGGACAGGATGTCTTTCTGTCTTGTCTGAACACATCTCCCGGTGACACGACGTGCTCGCTGGTCTCCTGGATTTACAGCATGGATCAGATCCAGTCTTCATTCGTGGTTAAGGAAGGAAAGGTGGAGAGAAGGTTTGCTCAGGGCTCCCGCTTGAGCCTGGACACAAGGTGCTCTTTGGTCATCAGGAACGTCACGGCCGAGGACGTCGGAGGCTACACCTGCAGGCAGGGCCAGGACGTTAACCGGGACGAACAAGTGTCCCTCAGTGTCATGACGG TCTCTCCCTCTGAAGCGGGCTCTGACCCCGGGGGGGTCGGCGAGGTCACCCTGCGGTGCACTGTGCGGAGGCCCCCGGGCTTCTTCTGCCTCGTGGGCAGCCTCCGATGGCGGGACGAGGCGGGGACGGAGCTGCGGGCGGAAGGCACCGGCCGCACCCTCCTCAGGCAGACGTGCtgcgtctccatggtgaccgTGAGGCGGCAGGCCGGACCAAACAGGAAGTACACCTGCCAGTTTGTCGACGCCGAAGGCATCGCTATAAGAGCCGATTACACACCTGACTTCTCAG atggcgccgttgatcacccctccatcatcatcatcgctgtgGTCGCCGTGGTCGCGGGGGTGGGCGTCTTGGTCGTCATGGTTGCAGTTCTCATCAAATACAGGAAGAGATCCAAAGGGACAGAGG aTGTTCAGAAACCGAGCCAACCCGCT gaaacgtcGGACCAATTGCAACGTAATGTTTTCCGCGGCGCTAATGTTGTGGTTAATTTATCACTAAACAGCGTCGGGGGTCAATACCTGTGGGTctga
- the LOC120808275 gene encoding uncharacterized protein LOC120808275 isoform X3, with protein MDPEALLLFILTSQLQIQEVTSRTTDVSLYSRSGQDVFLSCLNTSPGDTTCSLVSWIYSMDQIQSSFVVKEGKVERRFAQGSRLSLDTRCSLVIRNVTAEDVGGYTCRQGQDVNRDEQVSLSVMTVSPSEAGSDPGGVGEVTLRCTVRRPPGFFCLVGSLRWRDEAGTELRAEGTGRTLLRQTCCVSMVTVRRQAGPNRKYTCQFVDAEGIAIRADYTPDFSDVQKPSQPADEPGNDLTYMAVSHSHPQAPARTKVKEDEVTYSTVNTLGKKEAEDAPSSLYGRVSKLR; from the exons ATGGACCCCGAAGCTCTGCTGCTCTTTATCCTCACGTCACAGCTTCAGATCCAAG aggTTACCAGCAGGACGACAGACGTGTCTCTCTACTCCCGGAGTGGACAGGATGTCTTTCTGTCTTGTCTGAACACATCTCCCGGTGACACGACGTGCTCGCTGGTCTCCTGGATTTACAGCATGGATCAGATCCAGTCTTCATTCGTGGTTAAGGAAGGAAAGGTGGAGAGAAGGTTTGCTCAGGGCTCCCGCTTGAGCCTGGACACAAGGTGCTCTTTGGTCATCAGGAACGTCACGGCCGAGGACGTCGGAGGCTACACCTGCAGGCAGGGCCAGGACGTTAACCGGGACGAACAAGTGTCCCTCAGTGTCATGACGG TCTCTCCCTCTGAAGCGGGCTCTGACCCCGGGGGGGTCGGCGAGGTCACCCTGCGGTGCACTGTGCGGAGGCCCCCGGGCTTCTTCTGCCTCGTGGGCAGCCTCCGATGGCGGGACGAGGCGGGGACGGAGCTGCGGGCGGAAGGCACCGGCCGCACCCTCCTCAGGCAGACGTGCtgcgtctccatggtgaccgTGAGGCGGCAGGCCGGACCAAACAGGAAGTACACCTGCCAGTTTGTCGACGCCGAAGGCATCGCTATAAGAGCCGATTACACACCTGACTTCTCAG aTGTTCAGAAACCGAGCCAACCCGCT GATGAACCCGGGAACGATCTGACCTACATGGCTGTGAGCCATTCTCATCCACAGGCCCCTGCTCGCACAAAG GTCAAAGAGGACGAGGTGACATACTCTACAGTTAATACTCTGGGGAAGAAAGAAGCCGAGGACGCTCCCAGCAGCCTCTACGGCCGTGTCAGCAAACTAAGATAA
- the LOC120808275 gene encoding uncharacterized protein LOC120808275 isoform X1 translates to MDPEALLLFILTSQLQIQEVTSRTTDVSLYSRSGQDVFLSCLNTSPGDTTCSLVSWIYSMDQIQSSFVVKEGKVERRFAQGSRLSLDTRCSLVIRNVTAEDVGGYTCRQGQDVNRDEQVSLSVMTVSPSEAGSDPGGVGEVTLRCTVRRPPGFFCLVGSLRWRDEAGTELRAEGTGRTLLRQTCCVSMVTVRRQAGPNRKYTCQFVDAEGIAIRADYTPDFSDGAVDHPSIIIIAVVAVVAGVGVLVVMVAVLIKYRKRSKGTEDVQKPSQPADEPGNDLTYMAVSHSHPQAPARTKVKEDEVTYSTVNTLGKKEAEDAPSSLYGRVSKLR, encoded by the exons ATGGACCCCGAAGCTCTGCTGCTCTTTATCCTCACGTCACAGCTTCAGATCCAAG aggTTACCAGCAGGACGACAGACGTGTCTCTCTACTCCCGGAGTGGACAGGATGTCTTTCTGTCTTGTCTGAACACATCTCCCGGTGACACGACGTGCTCGCTGGTCTCCTGGATTTACAGCATGGATCAGATCCAGTCTTCATTCGTGGTTAAGGAAGGAAAGGTGGAGAGAAGGTTTGCTCAGGGCTCCCGCTTGAGCCTGGACACAAGGTGCTCTTTGGTCATCAGGAACGTCACGGCCGAGGACGTCGGAGGCTACACCTGCAGGCAGGGCCAGGACGTTAACCGGGACGAACAAGTGTCCCTCAGTGTCATGACGG TCTCTCCCTCTGAAGCGGGCTCTGACCCCGGGGGGGTCGGCGAGGTCACCCTGCGGTGCACTGTGCGGAGGCCCCCGGGCTTCTTCTGCCTCGTGGGCAGCCTCCGATGGCGGGACGAGGCGGGGACGGAGCTGCGGGCGGAAGGCACCGGCCGCACCCTCCTCAGGCAGACGTGCtgcgtctccatggtgaccgTGAGGCGGCAGGCCGGACCAAACAGGAAGTACACCTGCCAGTTTGTCGACGCCGAAGGCATCGCTATAAGAGCCGATTACACACCTGACTTCTCAG atggcgccgttgatcacccctccatcatcatcatcgctgtgGTCGCCGTGGTCGCGGGGGTGGGCGTCTTGGTCGTCATGGTTGCAGTTCTCATCAAATACAGGAAGAGATCCAAAGGGACAGAGG aTGTTCAGAAACCGAGCCAACCCGCT GATGAACCCGGGAACGATCTGACCTACATGGCTGTGAGCCATTCTCATCCACAGGCCCCTGCTCGCACAAAG GTCAAAGAGGACGAGGTGACATACTCTACAGTTAATACTCTGGGGAAGAAAGAAGCCGAGGACGCTCCCAGCAGCCTCTACGGCCGTGTCAGCAAACTAAGATAA
- the LOC120808257 gene encoding cytochrome P450 2K1 produces the protein MGIVDQVLESSSSASLLGVLLLLLLVYLASSFSLGSPKDRKEPPGPMPLPLIGNLLQLDLKRPYNTLLKLSKKYGSVFTVYMGPEKVVVLAGYKTVKEALVNRAEEFGDRQAMLIIREFNQGHGVIWSNGDSWKDMRRFALTNLRDFGMGKRASEDKIIEECEHLIEVFKKHKGEPFDTTQPMNYAVSNIICSIVYGSRFEYDDPQFTSLVDRTNRTIQLVGSPSIQLYNLFPWIGKWIANRNEVETLITANKKQNLQLFSRLKETLNPLMCRGFVDAFLVRKQNLEESKNTNSHFNDDNLMQTVLNLFAAGTDTTATTLRWGLLFMVKNPKIQDRVREELSEVVGSRQVQVEDRMKLPFTDAVIHETQRLANIVPMAIPHKTTQDVTFQGHFIKKGTTVFPLLTSVLYDESEWEEPHSFHPAHFLDADGKFIKRDAFMPFSAGRRVCLGESLARMELFIFFSTLLQRFRFTAPPGVSVEDLDLTPRVGFTLNPSTHKLCAVPCV, from the exons ATGGGGATTGTAGACCAGGTTCTCGAGTCCTCCAGCTCTGCCTCCCTGTTGGgggttctgctgctcctcctcctcgtctacCTGGCCTCCTCTTTCAGCCTCGGCTCCCCGAAGGACAGGAAGGAACCTCCGGGTCCAATGCCGCTCCCTCTGATCGGGAACCTGCTGCAGCTCGACCTCAAGAGACCCTACAACACCTTGCTGAAG CTTTCCAAGAAGTATGGATCAGTGTTCACCGTCTACATGGGACCTGAGAAAGTGGTGGTCCTCGCTGGGTACAAGACGGTGAAGGAGGCGCTCGTGAACCGCGCCGAAGAGTTTGGAGACAGACAAGCGATGCTGATCATACGAGAGTTCAATCAAGGACACG GGGTTATCTGGTCCAATGGGGACTCGTGGAAGGACATGAGGCGCTTTGCTTTGACCAACCTGAGAGACTTCGGAATGGGCAAGAGGGCGAGCGAGGACAAAATCATCGAGGAGTGTGAACACCTCATTGAAGTTTTTAAGAAACATAAAG GAGAACCTTTTGACACAACCCAGCCGATGAACTACGCAGTCTCCAACATCATCTGCTCGATCGTGTATGGCAGCAGATTTGAATACGATGACCCACAGTTCACATCGCTGGTGGATCGAACAAACAGAACCATTCAACTCGTGGGCTCCCCGTCAATACAG TTGTATAACCTGTTCCCGTGGATCGGTAAATGGATTGCCAATAGGAACGAGGTGGAGACTCTGATTACTGCCAACAAGAAGCAGAATTTGCAGCTGTTCAGCCGCCTGAAGGAGACCCTCAACCCGCTGATGTGCAGAGGCTTCGTGGACGCATTTCTCGTCCGAAAGCAAAATCTGGAG GAATCTAAGAATACCAACAGTCACTTCAACGATGACAACCTCATgcagacggttctcaacctgtTTGCCGCCGGCACCGACACAACTGCAACCACCCTGCGATGGGGGCTTCTATTTATGGTGAAGAATCCAAAGATACAAG ACCGGGTCCGCGAGGAGCTGAGCGAGGTGGTAGGGAGTCGCCaggtgcaggtggaggacaGGATGAAGCTGCCCTTCACCGACGCCGTCATCCACGAGACTCAGAGGCTGGCCAACATCGTCCCCATGGCGATTCCTCACAAAACGACGCAGGACGTCACCTTCCAGGGTCACTTCATCAAGAAG GGGACCACGGTGTTTCCTCTCCTGACGTCCGTCCTGTACGACGAGAGCGAGTGGGAGGAGCCACACAGCTTTCACCCCGCCCACTTCCTGGATGCAGACGGGAAGTTCATCAAGCGAGACGCCTTCATGCCTTTCTCTGCAG GCCGCAGGGTTTGTCTCGGGGAGAGTCTGGCCAGGATGGagctcttcatcttcttcagcaCCCTCCTGCAGCGCTTCCGCTTCACTGCTCCACCCGGGGTGTCCGTGGAGGACCTGGACCTGACTCCCCGCGTGGGCTTCACCCTCAACCCTTCCACCCACAAGCTGTGTGCTGTTCCCTGTGTGTGA